Within Chiloscyllium punctatum isolate Juve2018m chromosome 20, sChiPun1.3, whole genome shotgun sequence, the genomic segment TACAAACCGCTCCTCCACATTTCACATCATCGACACATGTCAGCATCTTAGTACACTTTGAACAGCACTAATAAAGGTAGCATAATGAACATATATTGGGTTTGATGATCCAAAAGCCTGGACTAATATTAACCCAGATAATTCAAAACTTCCATATAACCCTGAATTCAGACTCTTATACAgaatcagaaaaaaaattaaaagctgGTCACAGTAATTGACCGTGAAACTGGCAGATTGTCGTAAAAATCCCTAATGTCCTCGTGCGACATGAAATGCTGGTTCCCCAAAGATGTGTACCAGTGGTTAGAGAAGGCCTACCATCATCATCTCGGGGTGACTGGGAATGGGTAATATATGCtgaacaatgcccacatcctgggaatgatttttttaaacaaaagtttGAAAGACAGCTTAGAAGACTGAGAGTGGAACAGTATTTGACAGATTGAGATATAGATGAGACTGAAAGTTCCTCTCCTTACTTTGGTCATCGATTCCATCCCGGAGGGGAACATTCAGGCAATAATACCGGCCACTTTCTGCACCAACTTCGTACATGTCACCTAcgaaaagaatttcaaacaccTCACTCTTCAAAATGGAACAATGTTTTTTGATTAAAAAGTACTATGaaacaataaaaatctgaaaagaAACAAACTCTGAAACAAGTAATAAATGTGTCCATTCACTCCATTAAACCCATCCTGGACTTTCCACGTCAGAGAAAAGTTATAATCCAGCCCATCAACAAGTTTAAACATATCAACAAGACGACATGCTCTTCTATTTGTAAGAAAATACAAACCTAGTTAATATGAAATAATCTGTTgcttatttccagcatttttgggTTATCTTTAAATTTCCAGTGATGATGTGAATGATTGATTGTTACTTTCAATGCGGCAGGCTGTTGAGAAAAATGCTAGCCTAGACACCAGTAGAGCTTCCTGCAATTTTCTAAATACCCAGTCGAGATGAGTTGGCTAACATCCATCTGGACAAGTAAATGGGACCGTAACTGAACATCTCAGACAAAGGACAACAGTTCACACAAGGGAGAATTCCCTCAGCACCACCCCTGTGACTGCACACCACTGCCTCAGGGAACTGCTGGCATAAAACCAGAGAACTCATGTTTCAGTGGAAAAAAGGCACTGAATTTTATTTTTGCCTCTCGTTCTGGTCACTAGCTGCAAAATCCTCACCTGTTCCAGGAAAAAAGTAGTTCCCATACTTGTGGAAAGATACAGTCATAACTCGATCAGTCAGGTAGAAGGCTTCCTGCACCCCATCACCGTGGTGAATATCAATATCAATGTACAGGACACGTGGATGATACCTGCAGGGAAGCAAAATGGTTACTGGAGTTCAGACTCGCCTGTAGAGTTACAAGATCCAATAGACATGGGCCTTTGACAGATGCAGATGGAAGGACAGCATTTCTGTTCCcgctgcagccttcaggactcaacaaTGAGTTGAGAGCCTGAATGTCACTTCACATCTTTGACCTACTCCCCACTTCCAAGCACTTTCATGACAAGGATGGCGTTCAGCAGAGCTAAGCCATTACCACCTATCTAGCTTTtcttctgaaacaaaaacagaaattgctggaaaagctcagcaggcctagcAGCATCTGCGGTGAAAAATTACAGTTAGCGTTTTGGGCcaagtgaccctccctcactccaaaatGTTAgttctaatttctctccacagatgctgccaagtctgctgagcttttcctgcaacttctgattttgtttctctgatttatagcatctgcagtttgttcGGTTTTTAATTCAACTTTTCTTCTTCCCAGGATTACTATCAGCCATCCCTTTCAGAATAAGGATGCATATATTATTctttctctgggctccatctatCCTCCCACCACCCCAACCCGCTACACCCTGTCATCAACAGAAAGACCACTTGTTCCTcgattctgaaggagggtcaccgGACTCAAAAGGCAAACCCTGTTTTTCCTCCACAGACGCAGACAGACCtgcttgtttttgtttcagacgtGGGCTTTTGACAAATTCAGAGGCACAAAAATAATTCTTCCATGTAACAAGCAACAGCTTCCGAATTGTATTCCGTCAGAAGTAAATGATTTGAACCACAGTGACCCAGTTCGAAACAATATGGCAAGGAGGTGAGCAATGGGTTAACGACGAAGCTAAACAGCCCCATACACATTCCCGATAATTCAATTAGGTCAGTGATGAGTTTTGTCTTAATTCCATCTATCCATTTGGGTTTCTTGGGCCCCACAGcttcaaaactttttttttgaggAACAGAATCCCAGATTTAAGCTactccctggctgaagaaatgttgccTGACATCAGCCTTGTTCTAAGGAGAACAGAAGCCTGAAGGAGCAGATCGTGCCACCAGCTGCCTCTCGTTCGGTTAGTCATGACCACGGTGTCCAAGGTGTTCACCCACTCCTGGGAATGCAGAGTACAATACACCCACAAGGTCTCTGCGGACCGAGCTCTAGAACAACTGCACTAAACTACCCAGCTGTAAGCGAACGaggtcgagagagtggtgctggaaaagcacagcaggtcaggcagcatccgaggagcaggaaaatcgacgttttgggcaaaagcccttcatccaaatagagtcatagagtcttatgcctgaaacgttgatttcctgctcctctgatgctgcctgacctgctgtgcttttctagcaccacactgtcgactctaatctccagcctctgcagtcctcacttttgccttgtaaGTGAATGGGGTCTAATGAAGCATGAACAATAAAATTGTTGATCTCAACTTGCACAGGTATCACACACTCCACAAAACATTCTGCAGGGATCCACCATCTTTCTCTCAGGATGCCCCAACCACGTTATCAATTTGATCCTTCAGAGCACAgtcactggtgcaatgaaggAATTCCAACAAATCAGTCCCAGTTAACAATGGTCTGTCATGTTCTTGTAAAAAGTGAGAAATATTAGCTTACAATCTCCTGCtttgttgaaaaaaaaaatttTGAAAATGTCTTACTTTAGCAATTCCAGGATTCCAATGACAATATCGTTCACATAACAGAATCCTGAAGCCTGTGGCAAGAGAAATGATTGAGAAGAGAGACTTTAGATGAAGTCCAGGTGTGCTGATCTTAGCCAGATGTTTTATCATATAACACAATACCTCAAATTTCTTTGCGTGATGAAGTCCTCCAGCCCAATTAATGGCGATATCACACACCTTAAAACAAAGTGCCATTCATCAACAGGTTGGactttatatttttttaaaacagacagtgtggatagacagGCGAGGAAGGCAGTCAGCtagcagagaggggggaacaaaaAAGAGAAGGGTAGAAGTCAACAAGGAAGGGGAAATAAATAAGCCAAGACACAGGGAAGTACAGACACAGCATGACTACGAggtggacaaagaaatgatgcTGACAATCCAAAATAAGGAGTGCGTAACCAGGTGACTAGAGAGTGCAGAATCAGCTTCAGGACCAAAAATACTGGCCCAATATTCAAACACTGGCCAAGCCACATAGCTGAACGAGCATGCTTTTGAACAGCTACACATGTTCGAGTTACCTTGTTGTTTAATTGTGTTGCGCCTTGTAGAGAAGCTCCTGTGTATCTTGAGCAGAACTCAAACAATCCTGGAAACACAGGACtgaaaatacaaaataaatttCATTCAGATTCAAGCAGCTAATGCACATTTTATTGGAAGTCTGTAACCCCTCAATACTGGTAAAGACAGAAGTTATATTATGAAGAGCTGGCTAAGCTGGTTGTTCAAATTTCAAGCTTCACAAAGTGAAATTTAAAACTGGTAATTCCTCACCACCTGTTACTCAAGTCTACTCAACATCCAACAGATTAAAAACTGTTCCATGGAATTCAGGTCCATTAATAAGCTTTCCCAATCTTTCTCAAACACATATGTAGTTTTGACACTTATGAAGTCTCTGAATTCTTAGAAGAGACAGGAACCCATATAATAGACAGCTGTATTTGAGGTCAGAGGTGTGTCAGACTAGAAGTCTGATCAGAGACATGCAATTATTTCATAGCCTAGTCGTAGCAATAGTCTTGTGGCAGGATATGCATGGGACAGTGCATGGTCACCATCAATGTGCACTGAACTCAAGTATAGGGGGTCCTTGATTTAGATTGTCTAACTTACAAACACTCATACTTATGAATGCGAACTCACacaggggtgtaattttaaaaatctgacacATGACCATTTCCTGCACTTAGAAACAGCTGATTTATATTATCCTGCATTATACAAATAGACTTGCGAACAGACTCAGGAACGGAACCCATTCACAACACAGGAGATGGATTGAACTGTGACTCAGCTTATTCTTCTAGCTTCTGTGTACTTGTTAACCAGATTCAAGAGCCTTACTGCCCTGAGTGATGCTCAGTGATTTGGCATTCCAGGGAGTAGGTCCTTAAAAATAAGTGAGTAGgcaattcagtccctcaagctgATTCTGCCATTACAATTGcaactgatctgattgtggttgcAATTTTACTTTCCTGCCTGCTTCGATAACTTAAACATCatttgagtatattcaagacaatGCTCTAGCTTCCTTTCTGAGGAACAAAATTCCAAAGAATGAAACCTCTTTCAGAGAAGACATTTCTTATCTCAGGCTGAAAGTGGAGATGGCTTATTTTTGAATAGCTCCAGATTCCTCCATGTTGGGAAACATATTCTCAGCGTCCACACTGTTAAGCCCCCTCACAATCATAttttttcaataagatcacctctcattcttccaaactccaattaGTACACTCTCAACTCATTCAACTTTCCACCAAGACAACCCACTCCATCCTCGGAGTCAGCCAAGTGAATCTTCTCTTACCAATCTCTTATTGTGCAAGTATACCATTCCTCAGCTAAGGTCACCACAACTGAAGATCATTTCATACATCTCCAAGACTTCTCTACATTTATACAAATTCTGCCTtgcaataaagaccaacattTAATTTGCCTTCCTACTGAATTGCAAGATACTTCCAAATGTTCTGATTTGCCATGTTTGAGAACATCTTTCATAAATCTACATTTAATAAAACCTGAAGTAGAGCCACGTGAATTGTGCTGAAACAGCTCCTGAAAGCATCCTTTACTCCAGTTTAAGCAGCGACTGACACTGTATAAGTCATTTTTCCGAAATAGAAGGccagcaagtttttttttgttcattcatggaatgtgagcaTTACTAGCTTGGCCAtcatttatcacccatccctaattgcccagagggcagttaagagtcaactagattgttgtgggtctggggtcatgtgtaggccagaccaggtaaggacacgtttacttccctaaaggacattagggaacCAGATAGTTTATCCAACAATTGGCACTGAATGCCTAagtatcattagactcttaattccagatttttattgaatttagatTCTACCATACGCTGTGGCAgaatttgaactcaggtctccgGATTAATAGTTCAGTGATAATACTACTAGGCCAAACCCTCCCTTGAAGTGGGAACAACACAATATTAAAAAGACAAAAACATCCTGACTCTAGGGAGCAGTTCAGCAGAGTCACAGTTTGCCACTTTTAAACGTACAGCCTTGTTTCTCTCTTACCAATCGTCTCCAACATTGAAGGTGTTCAGGCTCTTGGTGAAACCCTGCATGTTGTTGGGACTCACTCTCTGCAGGAAATCTATGTAGTCCTCAGAGTGGAACCGACACATGTCATGCTGAGAGGCCTGATAGGGTTTGAACACCTGTTGGAAACAAGAAAATCATTGAGAATTTTACACTCAGGTTTGTCTACCCTCATCCCCAAGTGTCAAATGGGGAGAACAGTTAAATGGAGTAACAGTACACTAACAAACACAACTAACCAGTTAATACCACATGCTTTTATCCTACTCCTTTTAAATAGTATATTACTCAAACtgggaatgagctgctagaggaagtggtggaggctggtacaattgcaacatcgtAAAGGCattttggatgggtgtatgaataggaagggtttggagggatataggccgggtgctggcaggtgggactagattgggttgggatatctggtcggcatggacaggttggaccgaagggtctgtttccatgctgtacatctctatgactctatactcgCCAAATGACAGTAATTTTACTAAGGGGCAACAACGAATGCCAGACACATCCACATCCccagaaacaaaaataatttcTTCATTTGCTTATGCTCTGTTTTATGACATTAGTCCATTGTAGTTCAATTTATCTTTTTCTGAGGAAATCCCAAAACAGCTAGTCAGACCCCTGATCAAAATTTTTCAACTAAAGGGATCTGACCCAAATACATTAACTATACGGTAGTAAGATAAAGACTACTTTAATGATGTTCTACCAAAGAGCAATGCACCTTTTCATCTTTCTTTTCAAAAGACCCAGTCACAAACATTCAGCTTTTCAATTCGATTAAATGCTTGGGTTACTTAAATGATGTCCCTGATAAGTGGCTGCAGTGGAACCAAGCTTGCTGCTTCCAGACCATTTCCTAATCTGACACCCCAGACATGAGCAATAAAGTTGCATACCAAATAAATGAAAATCTGTGTTTTAAAGTACTCTGCAAAAATATTATTTTGTGTAGTTGCTTGGACCCAGCTACGCTCTTCAATTTTACAAGTGACAGAAGGTTCAGCATCACCCCGCTCATCCTGTTTTCTTACCCAGGGTCACCATGCATGACCACTAATCACACTGCTCCCTAAAAGGATGGAGGCTGAGCAGTCACCCTGCTGCACAATGCCCCCTTTGAAGATGGTAGACTGTGCATTTACCCTCCCGCACATCACCTCCAAAGGACAGTGGGAGTTAACCCAGGCCTGTCGCCTCATGAAGCTGCAAACCTGGGGCCAATATCTCATTCAGGTTTTGTAGCCTTTCTGATGTTTATGAAgcctctctgacatctgtctcagAAAGATCAAGTGCCAGGGAGGGCAAGGACAGGGCTAGATGTTGCCCAGGCCTCGGTGCCACTGCAAGGTGCAGTCTCTGATGAAGCAGAGCTTATGATGCCATCTGGTGCTTTTGCAAATCCAAGAATAGTCATGCCCCAGTTTGGAAAATGCTGCCTGAGCCTGTTTATGAAGGACATTTGAGGAAGGATATAGATGATTCCTGGAAGAAAGATGTCATTTGTGTGGGAGGAAAATATTATCATCAACCACAATTTGGTTGGACCAAAAaatctgtttctatactgtatatTTGATCTAATTCTATGAAACCAAGAGTTTTCAAATTATACATACCATCATTTTCTTATAGAGTCCATAATGTAGAACCAaactgtgggtgagagacaggCGATGGGGCTTCATGGGATGCCCAGCACCTGGACAAAGATAAGCAACAGTGAGAGGGATTCTGTGGTATGCTGCCAAATCATAGGTCAGGAGGGGGACTGAGGGTTTGAAGTGAAAGCAAAAGTATTCAAAGAAGGTAGTCACGatgaggaggtgccagtgttggctgggggtgggcaaagttaaaaatcacacaacaccaggttatagtccaacaggtttatttggaagcactagctttcggagcactgctcttttgTCCAGTAACTAGTAGGGTAgggtcataagacacagaatttatagcaaaagatcacagtgtaatgcaattaaaacaatatattcaacaacctagattgttgttaagtttattcaatatattgttttaactggatgacactgtgatcttttgctataacttCTGTCCCTATGaccctgccccactagttacctgaaggagcagtggtcagaaagctagtacttcgaaataaacctgttggtctatgatctggtgttgtgtgatttttaacattaaaaGAAGGGACAGAACACAGACTAATTCACACATAATCCTTATTCCTGTACCATGggtaactccctctctctcacctcttcaccagaatcctgagggacaggatgtacatgtatttggaaaggcaaggactgtttagggatagtcaacatggctttgtgcatgggaaatcatgtctcacaaacttgattgagtttttttgaagtaaacaaagaggattgatgagggcagaacggtagatgtgatctatatggacttcagtaaggcgttcgacaaggttccccacgggatactggttagcaaggttagatctcatggaatatagggaaaaCTACCtatttgaatacagaattggctcaaaggtagaagacagagggtggtggtggtggagggttgtttttcagactggaggcctgtgaccagtggagggcTACAAGGTTTGGTGCTCagtcctctgctttttgtcatttacataaatgatttgcatgcgagcagaagaggtacagttagtaagtttgcagaggtcaccaaatttggaggttagtggacagcaaagaaggttacctcaggttacaacaaaatcttgatcagatgggccaatgggctgaggggtggcagatggagtttaattcagataaatgcgaggtgctgcattttgggaaagcaaatcttagcaggacttgtacacttaatggtaaggtcctacagagtattactgaacaaagagaccttggagtgcaggttcctagctccttaaaagtgcagccgcatgtagataggatagtgaaggtgtttgatatgctttcttttattggtcagagtattgagtacaggagttgggaggtcatattgtgtcTGTACAGgtcatttgttaggccactgttggaatatcacgTGCAATTCTAGTGTCCTTCCTATCGtaagcatgttgtgaaacttgaaagggttcagaaaagatttacaaggatgttgccagggttggaggatttgagctataggaagagactgaacaggctggggctgttttccctggagcatcggaggttgaggggtggccttatagaggtttacaaaattatgaggggcatgaataggataaatagacaaagtcttttccctgtggtgggggagtccagaactagagggcataggtttaggttgagaggggaaagatataaaagggacctaaggggcaactttttcacacagagggtggtacgggtatggaatgagctgccaggggatgtggtggtagctggtacaattgcaacatttacaaggcatttgtatgggtatatgaataggaagggtttggaaggatatgggccgggtgctggcaggtgggactagattgggttgggatatctggttggcgtggacgagttggaccgaagggtctgtttccatgttgtacatctctatgaccctatatcGGCTAAAGTCGAATGGTGGCGCAGTCCCAATaggctgattggcctaattctatatactgctcggatgctgcctgacctgttgtacatttctagcaccactctaatcttcagtcctcatttttgcctgaGGAGATAGGTATCATAGCCTTAATGCAACACGTAATTTTATCCATCACTGACCAAGTTTATTAGACTTTAGAAGCATACATAATAGTCAATGGACTGAAATAAAAGGACAGAACGTTTTACAAAGGGTAGTCAAGATGTTAACTATTTCTTATATATCGAGGAACAGCACACAGAGGTAGATCATCTGCAATTTGGTTACTTAACTGACAGCCAGCATATTATATTCAACGCTTCTCCCTTCAGGAAGCTATTTACAAATCACGTTTTCCTAATTCTTGGAAAATCAGTTTTTAACACAAGGTTTCCATTGGAAACATACAAACAGGAATagggtctgctctgccattcaattacatCAAGATTCATCATTTACCTCAATGCTACCTTTCTACTTATTTATTCTGGTAAACGTACAACAACAGCATGGGGAGATTTGCTTCTAATAAATAACCAAAAAACTCTAATACAGACATTTAGTTAAAAAATTTGACACATAACGCACATGTCATCCTCGGTATTTGTGCCAGATTATGTAGCACTCTCAAAAGAAGAAAATGCCACAAACCCAGAAGGATATATTACTACTTgttgtggaggagctggtgttggatgagggtggggggggtggacaaagttaaaatcataacaccaggtaatagcccaacaggtttatccACTGGTAGTACtacctttcagagcgctgcttcttcattaggtagCTACGCTacttgatgaaagagcagcgctctgaaagctagtgcttccaaataaacctgttggacactaacctggtattatgtgatttttaacattgttaaTATTACTACTTGACGACATTG encodes:
- the hdac3 gene encoding histone deacetylase 3 isoform X2 codes for the protein MKPHRLSLTHSLVLHYGLYKKMMVFKPYQASQHDMCRFHSEDYIDFLQRVSPNNMQGFTKSLNTFNVGDDCPVFPGLFEFCSRYTGASLQGATQLNNKVCDIAINWAGGLHHAKKFEASGFCYVNDIVIGILELLKYHPRVLYIDIDIHHGDGVQEAFYLTDRVMTVSFHKYGNYFFPGTGDMYEVGAESGRYYCLNVPLRDGIDDQSYRLLFQPVIKQVVDFYQPTCIVLQCGADSLGCDRLGCFNLSIKGHGDCVEFVKSFSIPLLVMGGGGYTVRNVARCWTFETSLLVDEEISDELPYNEYFEYFAPDFTLHPDVSTRIENQNTRQYLDQIRQTIFENLKMLNHAPSVQIHDVPSDLLSYERTDEPDPEERGSEDNYNRPEAANEFYDGDHDNDKESDVEI